GCTTCGCTGGAAAAGTTAAGCTTTTCACGTAGTTGTAGTGGCATTTGTTGTAGGGTTGTACATGCTGCAAATTTATTTGAAAGGAGTTCACAAGCTCGTTGTTATtcagtggaaaattaaaattctcCTTGGTTTTAAGCTATTGGATATATTGCTAAGTTCTTAAGGCATCTTATAATGTCACATGAAACTTTAACTCTTCTTTTTAGTTATTATGTAGGGTTATAAATGGACTTTATCCAAAAGGCCAGGAGCCAATTAAAAAAGTCCAAGAGTCCAAAACGGCCTTCAAACAGATGGAACAGATCTCTCAGTTTCTGAAAGCCGCTGAAGATTATGGTGTTGCAACAATGGATATCTTCCAGACTGTAGACCTCTGGGAAGGTATTGGGCACAGCTGCTTAATTTTGCTTTTTAAAAAGTTAATAAAATGGGAGTGAATAACATTTGGCTGAGTTTAGTGGGGGATTAAGAAAGATGCATTTTTTCCCCCCCAAAATGAAAACAAGATGGCTTTCTACCTAATCCTTTGTAATCACATCCAAACATTCTCTTGCACTCTTTTTATATACACAAATAGAAACTCTATTTTAGTGTTGTAAAATTTTTTTCAGTATTCTTTTCACTTGTTCAAATATTAGTTATTTAAACATGATCTATGGAGCAAGTGATGGTTTCTTGTGACTTTGGGACCATTGATTAGAAACATTATCTCCAAAGATGATGCTTTGTTTATTTCTATATACTTTCTGGATTCATATCTAGAAATATAATTTGCTCTTATTGAATAACTTTACTGACAATTCTACTGACTTTAATTCTTTAATTTATCTTTTTCTGAGAAATATCCAAAATATTGGGATGAGAATCCTATGGTCATGAAACTACAGATTCATATAAAAAGCTTCCATGGATATTTGTAATGCAAGATGTTTCTTTTGCTTCATTTTGATGTAAATAGATAACTGCTAGATCCTGTTAATCCTAAAATTAGAGATATTTGCAGTGGACAACAATCTTTGCATGGTTAATGTGAAACAGTACTGATCCAAATTAGCACTTTTTTATGCTAACTTTCTTTTAGAAATCTTGCTGATGTCTTGCCACCTTGTTACATTGATTGTTTTAGGTTTTCAATACAAAGCTTTATTTTCCTTGTAGGAAAGGATTTGGCTGCAGTGCAAAGAACATTAATGGCTTTGGGTAGTGTTGCAGTAACCAAAGATGATGGATATTATCAAGGAGATCCCAACTGGTTCCATAGGTAACACTTTTGTGTCATATTTAAAACTCCAAGGTATTCTTAATGGCATTTAATGTCTAGTAAAATCAATGCCTTGCAAAGTTAATGTCAATTTTGACTATAAATACACTTCTTTAAAGAAAAAGTTTTCTCAATGTATGTCCTATATTCACATGTACCTTTATTTAACAGGAAAGCTCAGAGCAACAAGCGTGAATTTTCTGAAGAGCAGCTTCGAAAAGGGCAAAGTGTTATCGGCCTACAGATGGGAAGTAACAAGGGAGCCTCTCAGTCCGGCATGACTGGCTATGGCATGCATCGACAGATCATGTAGCACACCATTCTTTGGCAAGAAACAGCAATCCAGTAGACTGGGGACTCTCATCTTAAACTACCATATTCTAAATTGCTGTCAAAGGTTGCTTGCTTTAACTTGCAGTTTATGGATTGTTATTGCAATGGGTAGCTATGCTGCACCACCACATTAACAATGTAAAGTTTTTGTTTTCAAAATatcatctcccctccccaccgacctAACAATTAACAAGTTAATTTCTGGAATCTTGTATTCCCGAGGAGTTGGGAATGAGAATGTTAGAACTCTCATTTGTGCTTTGTGCCACCTTTTGCCTGCGGAATTTGTAACACTACTTAATGTCTGTATTTAACGTTAATAGAATGATTTGCCATGAAATTAGATTGAAGGAATATTTCAGGTTTTGTGCAGATATGCTTTTGATCTTTGAATTAATCATTATATCCCTTCAGTTGTCATGGGAATTTGTGTAAGGACTTCAGGGAAGTGAAATTAGTCAGGTTGTGGCTGCTGAAAAGCTAAACAGAatagaatcatctgcagctcttgTTTGACAGAGGTTTTCTTTTGTTGCCAAAACTATACTTGGTGGTTGAAATGAAATTAACTCCACTGTCACTGATGACAACATTACACTGTAACTGAATCAAATGACCAAAAATTCAATTTCTGGAATTGACTGATCTGCACATATTTAATCCTTTATCTAAAATTGTGGAGATATGTCAGCTTGCACACAGTTTTAACCCTACTTGTGTTCTTCTGATGTTGGTTTATTTCCCCTGTATGCAGAGATGTTTGTTAAAATAGTCCCTCATTCTGAATCGTGGTCTGCATTGCACACTTAAGGCAATGTGGAAATGTAAGTAATGTAGAATTTTTATTTTGTGGTGTAAGGTGACTCAATGATTAAATTTAGTTACTTGCAATTCAAAATACACGCTCTTAATTTTCAAGGAAGCttatttttttttggtttaatcCATATCCTTGTAGGAGAGAGATTCTACTTTAAAAACAACTTGAGGTTAAACTTGGACCTTGTGGACTATGTAGAATGACTTGAATTTATTCTAGTAGATCTGGTGTAAATGGCTTCACTTGGGTCTAGTGCTCGAATGCATCCGCTAGATCCAGTAAAGGACTTCGAAGCAGTGCTGGTATGGAATTGGAATCTAAAGTGCCCAGTCAATGGAAATACAATTTGAAAGTTGGAACCTCCAATAGTCTAATTGGCTGTATTCATCTAACTGTTCTGTGACTTCATCATTGTTTTAAAAGGGAGAATTTTAAACTTGAGCATGTAAAACATTGCATGCTGAAGGAGTTGTACACATTGTCCTAAGCAAAGTTGTAATGATCACACACTGCACTGTTCTCCCATCAACTACTTCTGTTTCAAAATGAGTTTACAAAGTCCATACTGTTTTCTGGGCAATTCAATGAAACACTACGTTTGTAAACTTCCCATAGTTCTAATCCTCACGGTTCTAGAAAACTTCCATTTATTGTTCACATTGTCATCTATTAAAGGTTTCGGTTAAATCTATTGTCTTGATTTGTATGGTTTAATTTTATGGTTTGAAAACAAAATTGTTTAATATAGTGGTTTGGAACTAAAAGTTtacaagatttaaatttgatcAGTTGCATTACTTGTGGTTGCCTGTAATCTGAAACAAAGCAGTGGTGTAGAAAGATAGCTTGTTAGAGTACATAATTTGAAATGGAGATTGCctgaattgaagtctgatagtTTAAAGGGGTCTCTTGTATTGACTGGACATTTCTAATATTCTCCTCCTGCTTTTGGTTCTCCTAAAATGGCTCGTGCCATCACTTAAAATCTTCCTGCATGTACTGTACTTTCATGCTTCAATTAATCTATCAACCAGTAATATTTTTCAAACAGTAACTTAGCATCACAACACTGTCCATACACATACTCCCTTTTGTCTTAACATCCATCAGTTACCCTCGGCAAATTGCCAAAGT
The sequence above is a segment of the Hypanus sabinus isolate sHypSab1 chromosome 4, sHypSab1.hap1, whole genome shotgun sequence genome. Coding sequences within it:
- the LOC132393367 gene encoding transgelin-3-like; amino-acid sequence: MANRGPSYGLSREVEQKIERKYDPDLEERLVDWIIAQCGGNISRPDPGKTHFQKWLLNGVLLCRVINGLYPKGQEPIKKVQESKTAFKQMEQISQFLKAAEDYGVATMDIFQTVDLWEGKDLAAVQRTLMALGSVAVTKDDGYYQGDPNWFHRKAQSNKREFSEEQLRKGQSVIGLQMGSNKGASQSGMTGYGMHRQIM